CTGGGGGAGACGGGGACGCCCGTCAGTGCTCCGACGCGCGGCTGGGGGGCCGCCGTCGGAGTGGCGCCGTGGGGAGGCGCCTCGGTGTGGTGGCCTTGCCGTGGGGAGCAAGGCCACCAGCCACCGTCGCCGCTCTTCTCCCGTGCGCACTGCGGCCGGAAGGGGTCGTCAGACGCTGCCGTCTGGTACGAGGCCGTCTTCGACGGCGCGCCGGAAGAGATCCACCTTCGTGAAGGCCGGTCGACCTGCGGTCACGTATTTCCGGCGGATGCCTTTGATGTGATCCACGACCGTGTTCCGGCTGATGCCCAGCGCCTCACCCACCTGCGCCGCCGTGTATCCGGTGGCGTACAGTTCCAGCACCTCACGTTCCCGGGGAGACAACGCGACCTCGGGTGCGAAGAGTGCAGTCCTCGTGCTCGAGTCGAGCTCCCGCGCTGCTGAACGGTTCCGCTGGGTCGCACGGATACCGGCGATGACCCGGTGGAGAGGATCGGTC
Above is a window of Microbacterium aurugineum DNA encoding:
- a CDS encoding helix-turn-helix transcriptional regulator, translating into MSRGIGVLVFSGVSPMLSAAQVPGPAGVESMRKTDPLHRVIAGIRATQRNRSAARELDSSTRTALFAPEVALSPREREVLELYATGYTAAQVGEALGISRNTVVDHIKGIRRKYVTAGRPAFTKVDLFRRAVEDGLVPDGSV